Proteins from one Mycobacterium sp. HUMS_12744610 genomic window:
- a CDS encoding cyclopropane mycolic acid synthase family methyltransferase, translating into MSDLKPYYEESQATYDLSDDFFALFLDPNMVYTCAYFERDDMTLEEAQLAKLDLGLDKLHLEPGMTLLDVGCGWGGAVVRALEKYDVNVIGITLSRNHYARTRDRLAEIPTTRRAEARLQGWEEFDEPVDRIISFEAFDAFKKERWPVFWDWAYKTLPDNSRMMMHSIFTRPQSYWHEHGIPITMTDLRFLRFLGKEIFPGGQMCGEPDIVDNARHSGFSIEQVQYLQPHYARTLDMWAANLEANRERAIAVQSEEVYDRFMRYLTGCAGLFRKGISSVAQYTLTK; encoded by the coding sequence ATGAGCGACCTGAAACCCTATTACGAAGAGTCGCAGGCGACGTACGACCTCTCGGACGACTTCTTCGCGTTGTTCCTCGACCCCAACATGGTCTACACCTGCGCCTACTTCGAGCGCGACGACATGACGCTGGAAGAGGCGCAGCTCGCGAAGCTGGACCTGGGGCTGGACAAGCTGCACCTCGAGCCCGGAATGACGCTGCTCGACGTCGGATGCGGCTGGGGCGGGGCCGTGGTCCGAGCCCTCGAGAAATACGACGTCAACGTCATCGGGATCACGCTGAGCCGAAATCACTACGCGCGCACCAGAGATCGGCTGGCCGAGATTCCGACGACCCGGCGGGCCGAGGCCCGGCTGCAGGGTTGGGAGGAGTTCGACGAACCCGTCGACCGGATCATCAGTTTCGAGGCGTTCGACGCGTTCAAGAAGGAGCGGTGGCCCGTTTTCTGGGACTGGGCCTACAAGACGCTCCCCGACAACAGCCGGATGATGATGCACAGCATCTTCACGCGGCCGCAGTCATACTGGCACGAGCACGGCATCCCGATCACGATGACGGACCTGCGTTTCCTGCGCTTCCTCGGCAAGGAGATCTTCCCCGGCGGGCAGATGTGCGGCGAACCCGACATCGTCGACAACGCACGCCACAGCGGGTTCTCCATCGAGCAGGTCCAATACCTGCAGCCCCATTACGCCCGGACCCTCGACATGTGGGCGGCCAACCTGGAGGCCAACCGCGAACGCGCTATCGCCGTCCAATCCGAAGAGGTCTACGACCGCTTCATGCGCTATCTCACCGGCTGCGCGGGCCTGTTCCGTAAGGGCATCTCCAGCGTCGCCCAGTACACGCTCACGAAGTGA
- a CDS encoding flavin-containing monooxygenase has translation MSEQPTSPGTTRTPFDDVRPGYDVVIVGAGFGGIGAAIQLKRLGYDNIAILEREPGLGGTWYLNRYPGLAVDVPGTTYSYWFEPNPHWSRLFPPGAELRQYAEDVADKYDVRRHIRFDTTVESARWDEDAHVWRVALAGGDGLTTRFLITATGFLSQPHTPQIPGIEGFGGKIVHTTAWDHDYEFEGRRVALIGTGATAVQLIPQLAAKASDLTVYQRTAIHVVPKIDFAIPAWLRWVFAQIPLVQRALRQVTDTVFDVILDGALHYRGLRRLNIAASDLSKINRFIAIRDKELRRKLTPDYDFGCKRPTWSNSYYRTFAKPHVHLETNRIERIEPDGIVTVDGHKTVIDTLVLATGFDLWDANFPAFEVVGRKERNLGKWWRDAGFQSYQGVSIPYFPNLLSLASPFAFSSLSFFNTVEYQMRHMDRLFGELQRRGATEFEVTEGAMARFMDRMTARLDKTVFHAGDCTTSRSYYFDPTGRASLLRPTSVLNAVREASRFPLTDYTIS, from the coding sequence ATGTCCGAGCAACCGACGAGTCCGGGGACGACGCGGACGCCGTTCGATGACGTCCGGCCCGGCTACGACGTGGTCATCGTCGGTGCCGGTTTCGGCGGCATCGGCGCGGCGATACAGCTCAAACGGCTCGGATACGACAACATCGCGATCCTGGAACGCGAGCCCGGCCTTGGGGGCACCTGGTACCTCAACCGGTATCCGGGCCTGGCCGTTGACGTTCCGGGCACCACCTACTCGTACTGGTTCGAGCCCAACCCGCACTGGTCACGGCTGTTTCCGCCCGGTGCCGAGCTGCGGCAGTACGCCGAAGACGTCGCCGACAAGTACGACGTGCGCCGCCACATCCGGTTCGACACGACCGTCGAGAGCGCGCGCTGGGACGAGGACGCTCACGTGTGGCGGGTGGCACTGGCCGGCGGCGACGGCCTGACGACGCGCTTTCTGATCACCGCCACCGGATTCCTGTCACAGCCGCACACACCGCAGATTCCCGGCATCGAGGGTTTCGGCGGCAAGATCGTCCACACCACGGCGTGGGATCACGACTACGAGTTCGAGGGGCGGCGCGTCGCGCTCATCGGAACCGGGGCGACCGCGGTGCAGTTGATTCCCCAACTGGCCGCCAAAGCCTCCGACCTCACGGTGTACCAGCGCACCGCGATCCATGTGGTGCCCAAGATCGACTTCGCCATCCCGGCCTGGCTGCGTTGGGTGTTCGCCCAGATCCCGCTTGTGCAGCGCGCCCTCAGGCAGGTGACCGACACCGTTTTCGACGTGATCCTGGACGGTGCGCTGCACTACCGCGGTTTGCGGCGGCTGAACATCGCCGCGTCGGATCTCTCGAAGATCAACCGCTTCATCGCGATCCGCGACAAGGAATTGCGCCGCAAGCTGACGCCCGACTACGACTTCGGCTGCAAACGCCCGACCTGGTCGAACAGCTACTATCGCACCTTCGCCAAGCCCCACGTACATCTGGAGACCAACCGCATCGAGCGGATCGAGCCCGACGGCATCGTCACCGTCGACGGACACAAGACCGTCATCGACACGTTGGTGCTGGCCACCGGTTTCGACCTCTGGGACGCCAACTTCCCCGCCTTCGAGGTGGTCGGCCGAAAGGAGCGGAACCTCGGGAAATGGTGGCGCGATGCCGGGTTCCAGTCCTACCAGGGAGTGTCCATACCGTATTTCCCCAACCTGTTGAGCCTGGCCAGCCCGTTCGCGTTTTCCAGCTTGTCGTTCTTCAACACCGTCGAATATCAAATGCGGCACATGGACCGGCTTTTCGGTGAGCTCCAGCGCCGGGGAGCCACCGAGTTCGAGGTGACCGAGGGGGCGATGGCGCGGTTCATGGATCGGATGACCGCACGCCTCGACAAGACCGTCTTCCACGCGGGCGACTGCACCACCTCGCGGTCCTATTACTTCGACCCCACCGGCAGGGCGTCATTGCTGCGGCCCACGTCGGTGCTCAACGCGGTGCGGGAGGCGTCGCGCTTCCCGCTGACCGATTACACGATCAGCTGA
- a CDS encoding cyclopropane mycolic acid synthase family methyltransferase: MFEHRVGTTLKRSDHDSNLENVQAHYDLSNEFFALFVDPTRTYSCAYFPHQGMSLHEAQLAKVDLTLDKLGLRPGMTLLDIGCGWGSVLKRAVERYDVNVVGLTLSKNQHSYCRQVLEGIDTDRSRRVLLRDWAEFDEPVDRIVVIEALEHFGFDRYDDFFKFVYNALPADGVMLLHSITGLHVRQVIERGIPLTMEMAKFIRFIVTEIFPGGRLPTIETVEEHAANAGFTVPRVQSLQPDFARTLDLWTGALEARHDEAVAIQSEEVYQRYLKYLTGCANAFRMGYIDCNQFTLAK; encoded by the coding sequence ATGTTCGAGCACCGGGTGGGGACCACGCTCAAGCGGTCGGATCATGACTCCAATCTCGAGAACGTGCAGGCACACTACGACCTGTCGAACGAGTTCTTCGCGCTGTTCGTGGATCCGACACGCACCTACAGCTGCGCCTACTTCCCGCACCAGGGCATGTCCCTGCACGAGGCTCAGCTCGCCAAAGTCGACCTGACGCTCGACAAGCTGGGGTTGCGGCCGGGGATGACGCTGCTCGACATCGGCTGCGGCTGGGGTTCGGTGCTGAAGCGCGCCGTCGAGCGCTACGACGTCAACGTCGTCGGCCTGACGCTGTCGAAGAACCAGCACTCCTACTGCCGGCAGGTTCTCGAGGGCATCGACACCGACCGGTCGCGACGGGTGCTGCTGCGCGACTGGGCGGAGTTCGACGAACCGGTGGACCGCATCGTCGTCATCGAGGCGCTGGAGCACTTCGGGTTCGACCGGTACGACGACTTCTTCAAGTTCGTCTACAACGCCCTGCCCGCCGACGGCGTCATGCTGCTGCACTCGATCACCGGGCTGCACGTCAGGCAGGTCATCGAGCGCGGCATCCCGCTGACGATGGAGATGGCGAAGTTCATCCGGTTCATCGTGACCGAAATCTTCCCGGGTGGCCGGCTGCCGACGATCGAGACGGTCGAAGAGCACGCGGCGAACGCAGGTTTCACGGTGCCCCGCGTCCAGTCGTTGCAGCCGGACTTCGCCAGGACCCTCGACCTCTGGACCGGTGCACTGGAGGCACGACACGACGAGGCGGTCGCCATCCAGTCCGAGGAGGTCTACCAGCGCTACCTGAAGTACCTGACCGGATGCGCCAACGCGTTCCGGATGGGCTACATCGACTGCAACCAGTTCACCCTGGCAAAGTGA
- the mmaA4 gene encoding hydroxymycolate synthase MmaA4, whose protein sequence is MVEQPKSPTKTRTRFEDIQAHYDVSDDFFALFQDPSRTYSCAYFERDDMTLEEAQYAKIDLNLDKLDLKPGMTLLDIGCGWGTTMKRAVERFDVNVIGLTLSKNQHARCEQVLGALDTTRSRQVRLHGWEDFNEPVDRIVSIEAFEHFGHENYADFFKRCFDIMPDDGRMTVQSSVSYHPYEMAARGKRITWETARFIKFIVTEIFPGGRLPSTEMMVERGEKAGFVVPEPLSLRPHYIKTLHIWGDTLESNREKAIEVTSEEVYDRYMKYLRGCEHYFSDEMLDCSLVTYLKPGAAA, encoded by the coding sequence ATGGTTGAGCAACCGAAGAGCCCCACCAAGACGCGGACACGCTTCGAGGACATCCAGGCCCACTACGACGTCTCCGACGACTTCTTCGCGCTGTTCCAGGATCCGAGCCGGACGTACAGCTGCGCGTATTTCGAGCGCGACGACATGACCCTCGAAGAGGCCCAGTACGCCAAGATCGACCTGAACCTGGACAAGCTGGACCTCAAGCCGGGCATGACGCTGCTCGACATCGGTTGCGGGTGGGGCACCACGATGAAGCGGGCCGTCGAGCGCTTCGACGTCAACGTGATCGGCCTGACGCTGTCGAAGAACCAGCACGCCCGCTGCGAGCAGGTGCTCGGCGCGCTCGACACCACCCGCTCGCGTCAGGTGCGGCTGCACGGCTGGGAGGACTTCAACGAACCGGTCGACCGGATCGTGTCGATCGAGGCCTTCGAGCATTTCGGGCACGAGAACTACGCCGACTTCTTCAAGCGGTGCTTCGACATCATGCCCGACGACGGCCGGATGACCGTGCAGAGCAGCGTCAGCTACCACCCCTACGAGATGGCGGCCCGCGGCAAGAGAATCACCTGGGAGACGGCGCGCTTCATCAAGTTCATCGTCACCGAGATCTTCCCCGGTGGCCGGCTGCCCTCCACCGAGATGATGGTCGAGCGCGGCGAGAAGGCGGGTTTCGTTGTGCCCGAACCGCTTTCGCTGCGTCCCCACTATATCAAGACGCTGCACATCTGGGGTGACACGCTGGAGTCAAACCGGGAGAAGGCCATCGAGGTCACCTCCGAAGAGGTCTACGACCGCTACATGAAGTACCTGCGGGGCTGCGAGCACTATTTCTCCGACGAGATGCTGGACTGCAGCCTGGTGACCTACCTCAAGCCGGGGGCGGCCGCCTAG
- the rplA gene encoding 50S ribosomal protein L1, with the protein MSKNSKAYRAAAEKVDRDKLYSPLEAAKLAKETSSAKQDATVEVAIRLGVDPRKADQMVRGTVNLPHGTGKTARVAVFAVGEKAEQAQAAGADIVGSDDLIEKIQGGFLDFDAAIATPDQMAKVGRIARVLGPRGLMPNPKTGTVTPDVAKAVADIKGGKINFRVDKQANLHFVIGKASFDEKSLAENYGAALDEVLRLKPSASKGRYLKKITVSTTTGPGIPVDPSITRNFAEA; encoded by the coding sequence ATGAGCAAGAACAGCAAGGCCTACCGCGCCGCCGCGGAGAAGGTGGACCGCGACAAACTGTACAGCCCGCTGGAGGCGGCCAAGCTGGCCAAGGAGACGTCGTCGGCCAAGCAGGACGCGACCGTCGAGGTCGCGATCCGCCTCGGCGTCGACCCGCGCAAGGCCGACCAGATGGTCCGCGGCACCGTCAACCTGCCGCACGGCACCGGCAAGACGGCCCGGGTCGCGGTGTTCGCGGTCGGGGAGAAGGCCGAACAGGCGCAGGCCGCCGGGGCCGACATCGTCGGCAGCGACGACCTGATCGAGAAGATCCAGGGCGGGTTCCTCGACTTCGACGCCGCCATCGCGACGCCCGACCAGATGGCCAAGGTCGGCCGCATCGCCCGGGTGCTGGGTCCGCGCGGCCTGATGCCCAACCCCAAGACGGGCACCGTCACCCCCGACGTCGCCAAGGCCGTCGCCGACATCAAGGGCGGCAAGATCAACTTCCGGGTGGACAAGCAGGCCAACCTGCACTTCGTCATCGGCAAGGCGTCCTTCGACGAGAAGAGCCTCGCCGAGAACTACGGCGCCGCGCTCGACGAGGTGCTGCGGCTCAAGCCGTCCGCGTCAAAGGGCCGGTACCTGAAGAAGATCACCGTCTCGACGACGACCGGCCCGGGCATTCCCGTCGACCCGTCGATCACCCGCAACTTCGCCGAGGCGTAG
- the rplK gene encoding 50S ribosomal protein L11, giving the protein MAPKKKVAGLIKLQIQAGQANPAPPVGPALGQHGVNIMEFCKAYNAATENQRGQVIPVEITVYEDRSFTFALKTPPAAKLLLKAAGVGKGSAEPHKTKVAKVSWDQVREIAETKKSDLNANDIDAAAKIIAGTARSMGITVE; this is encoded by the coding sequence ATGGCCCCGAAGAAGAAAGTCGCCGGGCTGATCAAGCTGCAGATCCAGGCCGGGCAGGCCAACCCGGCCCCGCCGGTCGGGCCGGCGCTCGGCCAGCACGGCGTCAACATCATGGAGTTCTGCAAGGCCTACAACGCGGCCACGGAGAACCAGCGCGGCCAGGTCATCCCGGTGGAGATCACCGTCTACGAGGACCGCAGCTTCACCTTCGCGCTCAAGACGCCGCCCGCCGCCAAGCTGCTGCTCAAGGCGGCCGGTGTGGGCAAGGGCTCGGCGGAGCCGCACAAGACCAAGGTCGCCAAGGTCAGTTGGGACCAGGTCCGCGAGATCGCCGAGACCAAGAAGTCCGACCTGAACGCCAACGACATCGACGCCGCCGCCAAGATCATCGCCGGGACGGCCCGGTCGATGGGCATCACCGTCGAATAA
- the nusG gene encoding transcription termination/antitermination protein NusG, with translation MSTFDGDTSAGEAVDVEEREEAPPALEAAEPHQALEAAEASDAAVPEAPAESAEDVDPATALKAELRSKPGDWYVIHSYAGYENKVKANLETRVQNLDVGDYIFQVEVPTEEVTEIKNGQRKQVNRKVLPGYILVRMDLTDDSWAAVRNTPGVTGFVGATSRPSALTLDDVVKFLLPRGAAKKPAKGAAGTAVAAETGGLERPAVEVDYEVGESVTVMDGPFATLPATINEVNAEQQKLKVLVSIFGRETPVELTFGQVSKI, from the coding sequence GTGAGTACCTTCGACGGTGACACGTCCGCGGGCGAAGCGGTCGACGTGGAGGAGCGCGAAGAGGCGCCCCCGGCGCTGGAGGCCGCCGAGCCCCACCAGGCGCTGGAGGCCGCTGAGGCCTCCGACGCCGCCGTGCCCGAGGCTCCGGCGGAGTCGGCCGAAGACGTCGACCCGGCCACCGCGCTCAAGGCGGAGCTGCGCAGCAAGCCCGGCGACTGGTATGTCATCCACTCCTATGCCGGCTACGAGAACAAGGTCAAAGCCAACCTGGAAACCCGGGTGCAGAATCTCGACGTCGGCGACTACATATTCCAGGTGGAGGTTCCCACCGAAGAGGTCACCGAGATCAAGAACGGCCAGCGCAAGCAGGTCAACCGCAAGGTGCTGCCCGGCTACATCCTGGTGCGCATGGACCTGACCGACGACTCGTGGGCCGCGGTGCGCAATACCCCCGGGGTGACCGGGTTCGTCGGCGCGACGTCGCGCCCGTCGGCGCTGACCCTCGACGACGTGGTGAAGTTCCTGCTCCCGCGCGGCGCGGCGAAGAAGCCCGCCAAGGGTGCGGCCGGCACCGCGGTCGCCGCCGAGACGGGTGGTCTGGAACGTCCGGCCGTCGAGGTCGACTACGAGGTCGGCGAATCGGTGACGGTCATGGACGGGCCGTTCGCCACGTTGCCGGCCACGATCAACGAGGTCAACGCCGAACAGCAGAAGCTCAAGGTGCTGGTGTCGATCTTCGGCCGGGAAACGCCGGTGGAGTTGACGTTCGGCCAAGTCTCGAAGATCTAG
- the secE gene encoding preprotein translocase subunit SecE, which produces MSDEKDVADDAARDGGDTEQSRGSGGRSAVATQTAARPQRPTGKRSRQRADDAGGAGGDESSAEAGTGKGRAKKGLKSKAAKAPKATKAGSSANPFVFVYNYLKQVVAEMRKVIWPNRKQMLTYTSVVLVFLAFMVALVGLADFGLTKLVLLVFG; this is translated from the coding sequence GTGAGCGACGAGAAGGACGTTGCCGACGACGCCGCACGCGACGGCGGCGACACCGAGCAGAGCCGCGGGAGCGGCGGCCGCTCGGCGGTGGCGACCCAGACCGCGGCGCGCCCGCAACGGCCCACGGGTAAGCGGTCCCGGCAGCGGGCGGACGACGCGGGCGGCGCCGGCGGAGACGAATCGTCGGCCGAGGCCGGGACGGGCAAGGGCAGGGCCAAGAAGGGCCTCAAGAGCAAGGCGGCGAAGGCGCCGAAGGCCACGAAAGCCGGCAGTTCCGCCAACCCGTTCGTCTTCGTCTACAACTACCTCAAGCAGGTCGTTGCGGAGATGCGGAAGGTGATCTGGCCGAACCGCAAGCAGATGCTCACCTACACCTCGGTGGTGCTGGTGTTCCTCGCCTTCATGGTGGCGCTGGTCGGGCTCGCGGACTTCGGCCTGACCAAGCTCGTGCTGCTGGTGTTCGGCTGA
- the hadC gene encoding (3R)-hydroxyacyl-ACP dehydratase subunit HadC: protein MALKVDIRGMVWRYPDHFVVGREQVRSFARAVKCTDPAAFYEEKAAELGHDNIIAPLTFVSIFAKLVQDDFFRNVDVGMETMQIVQVDQKFVYLRPVRVGDKLFARMEIYSVDERFGADIVVTKNTCTNEDGEVILEAYTTLMGHEGDNSIQLKWDAESGQVVRTA from the coding sequence ATGGCGCTCAAGGTCGACATCCGCGGCATGGTCTGGCGGTACCCGGACCACTTCGTCGTGGGCCGCGAGCAGGTCCGCAGCTTCGCGCGCGCGGTCAAGTGCACCGATCCCGCGGCCTTTTACGAGGAGAAGGCGGCCGAGCTGGGCCATGACAACATCATCGCGCCGCTGACGTTCGTATCGATCTTCGCGAAACTCGTGCAGGACGATTTCTTCCGGAACGTCGATGTGGGCATGGAGACGATGCAGATCGTCCAGGTCGACCAGAAGTTCGTCTACCTCAGGCCGGTGCGCGTCGGCGACAAGCTGTTCGCCAGGATGGAGATCTATTCGGTGGACGAGCGTTTCGGCGCCGACATCGTCGTCACGAAGAACACCTGCACCAACGAGGACGGTGAGGTGATCCTGGAGGCGTACACGACCCTGATGGGGCACGAGGGTGACAACTCGATCCAGCTGAAATGGGACGCGGAATCGGGACAGGTCGTCAGAACTGCGTGA
- the hadB gene encoding (3R)-hydroxyacyl-ACP dehydratase subunit HadB produces MPLREFSSVKVGDQLPEKTYPLTRQDLVNYAGVSGDLNPIHWDDEIAKVVGLDTAIAHGMLTMGIGGGYVTSWVGDPGAVTEYNVRFTAVVPVPNDGKGAELVFSGKVKSVDPETKSVTIALTATTGGKKIFGRAIASATLA; encoded by the coding sequence ATGCCACTACGTGAGTTCAGTTCGGTGAAGGTGGGCGACCAGCTGCCGGAGAAGACCTACCCGCTGACGCGCCAGGACCTGGTGAACTACGCGGGGGTCTCCGGCGATCTGAACCCGATCCACTGGGACGACGAGATCGCCAAGGTCGTCGGGCTGGACACCGCCATCGCGCACGGGATGCTGACCATGGGCATCGGCGGGGGCTACGTGACGTCCTGGGTCGGCGACCCCGGGGCGGTCACCGAGTACAACGTGCGGTTCACCGCCGTGGTGCCGGTGCCCAACGACGGCAAGGGCGCCGAGCTCGTGTTCAGCGGGAAGGTCAAGTCGGTCGATCCCGAGACCAAGTCGGTGACCATCGCCCTCACGGCCACCACCGGGGGTAAGAAGATCTTCGGCCGGGCCATCGCGTCGGCCACACTGGCGTAG
- the hadA gene encoding (3R)-hydroxyacyl-ACP dehydratase subunit HadA — MHYRYPDHYEVEREKIREYAVAVHNDDEAFFEEKAAAELGYDGLTAPLTFISVFGYRAQSAFFEHANVAVTDQQIVQVDQVLKFKRPIVVGDKLYCDVYVDSVREAHGTQIIVTRNIVTNEAGEVVQETYTTLAGRAGDNGEEGFAHATT, encoded by the coding sequence ATGCACTACCGCTATCCCGACCATTACGAGGTGGAACGCGAAAAGATCCGCGAATACGCCGTCGCCGTGCACAACGATGACGAGGCGTTTTTCGAGGAAAAGGCGGCTGCCGAGCTCGGGTATGACGGCCTGACGGCGCCGCTGACGTTCATCAGCGTGTTCGGCTATCGGGCGCAGTCGGCGTTCTTCGAGCATGCCAACGTCGCGGTCACAGACCAGCAGATCGTCCAGGTCGACCAGGTTCTGAAGTTCAAGCGGCCGATCGTGGTGGGCGACAAACTCTACTGCGACGTCTACGTGGACTCGGTGCGTGAGGCGCACGGCACCCAGATCATCGTGACGAGGAACATCGTCACCAACGAGGCCGGCGAGGTCGTTCAGGAGACCTATACGACCTTGGCCGGCCGTGCCGGGGACAACGGAGAAGAGGGATTTGCACATGCCACTACGTGA
- the rpmG gene encoding 50S ribosomal protein L33: MASSTDVRPKITLACEVCKHRNYITKKNRRNDPDRLELKKFCPNCGKHQAHRETR; encoded by the coding sequence ATGGCTTCCAGCACCGATGTACGGCCCAAGATCACCTTGGCGTGTGAGGTGTGCAAGCACCGCAACTACATCACCAAGAAGAACCGCCGTAACGACCCCGACCGCCTGGAGTTGAAGAAGTTCTGCCCGAACTGCGGCAAGCATCAGGCGCATCGCGAGACGCGTTAG
- a CDS encoding type II toxin-antitoxin system VapB family antitoxin → MKKKVEIVIDTDLVDEAIRRYGLADTREAVHLALRTLLNEGGAGEGEPPDEEYDEFSDLRAWEPRRSENRG, encoded by the coding sequence ATGAAGAAGAAGGTCGAGATCGTGATCGACACCGACCTGGTCGATGAGGCTATTCGTCGATACGGCCTGGCAGACACGCGCGAAGCCGTCCACCTCGCGCTGCGGACCCTGCTCAACGAGGGTGGTGCCGGGGAGGGCGAACCACCCGACGAGGAGTACGACGAGTTCAGCGACCTCCGCGCGTGGGAACCCCGCCGCAGCGAGAATCGGGGGTGA
- a CDS encoding MBL fold metallo-hydrolase: MSEDRLYFRQLLSGRDFAAGDVVATQMRNFAYLIGDRQTGDCVVVDPAYAAGDLADTLEADGMHLSGVLVTHHHPDHVGGSMMGFELKGLAELLDRKAVPVHVNTHEAQWVSRVTGIGMGDLTTHEDHDKVTVGDIAIELLHTPGHTPGSQCFLLDGRLVAGDTLFLDGCGRTDFPGGNSDEMYRSLQRLATLPGDPTVFPGHWYSADPSASLSEVKRSNYVYRAADLEQWRMLMGG; this comes from the coding sequence GTGTCAGAGGACCGTCTCTACTTCCGTCAACTGCTCTCCGGTCGCGACTTCGCCGCCGGCGATGTGGTCGCGACGCAGATGCGCAATTTCGCCTACCTGATCGGCGATCGACAGACCGGTGACTGCGTCGTCGTCGACCCGGCCTACGCCGCCGGCGACCTTGCCGACACGCTGGAGGCCGACGGCATGCACCTGTCCGGGGTCCTGGTCACCCACCATCATCCCGACCACGTGGGCGGTTCGATGATGGGCTTCGAGTTGAAGGGCCTGGCCGAGCTACTGGATCGCAAGGCCGTGCCCGTGCACGTGAACACCCATGAGGCACAGTGGGTCTCGCGCGTGACCGGGATCGGGATGGGCGACCTGACCACCCATGAGGACCACGACAAGGTCACCGTCGGCGACATCGCGATCGAGCTGCTGCACACCCCGGGACACACGCCGGGCAGCCAGTGCTTCCTGCTCGACGGCCGACTGGTCGCCGGCGACACGTTGTTCCTGGACGGCTGCGGGCGCACGGACTTCCCCGGTGGAAACTCCGACGAGATGTACCGCAGCCTGCAGCGGCTCGCCACGCTGCCCGGCGATCCGACGGTGTTTCCGGGGCACTGGTACTCGGCCGACCCGAGCGCATCGTTGTCGGAGGTCAAGCGTTCCAATTACGTGTACCGCGCCGCCGATCTCGAGCAGTGGCGAATGCTGATGGGCGGCTGA
- a CDS encoding crotonase/enoyl-CoA hydratase family protein, with translation MSGPVVYSLEDSVAVIRMDDGKVNALGPAMQQAIGEAIDRADRENAGAVVIAGNDRVFSGGFDLKILTSGEVQPAIDMLRGGFELAHRLLSYPKPVVMACTGHAIAMGAFLLSSGDHRVAAHAYNIQANEVAIGMTIPYAALEIMKLRLTRSAYQQATVLAKTFFGETALAAGFVDEIVLPEMVLSRAREAAREFAGLHQRAHAATKLRARADALQAIRAGIDGIEAEFGL, from the coding sequence GTGAGCGGCCCGGTCGTCTACAGCCTCGAGGATTCCGTCGCCGTCATCCGGATGGATGACGGCAAGGTCAACGCGCTGGGCCCGGCGATGCAGCAGGCGATCGGCGAGGCGATCGACCGGGCCGACCGGGAGAACGCCGGGGCGGTGGTGATCGCCGGCAACGACCGGGTCTTCAGTGGCGGCTTCGATTTGAAGATCCTCACTTCCGGCGAGGTGCAACCGGCGATCGACATGCTGCGGGGCGGCTTCGAACTGGCGCATCGGCTGCTGTCCTACCCGAAGCCGGTGGTGATGGCCTGCACCGGCCACGCCATCGCGATGGGGGCCTTCCTGCTGTCCTCCGGCGACCACCGCGTGGCCGCCCACGCCTACAACATCCAGGCCAACGAGGTCGCAATCGGCATGACCATCCCGTATGCGGCCCTCGAGATCATGAAGCTGCGGCTGACGCGTTCGGCGTACCAGCAGGCCACCGTCCTGGCCAAGACGTTCTTCGGAGAGACCGCGCTGGCAGCCGGCTTCGTCGACGAGATCGTGCTGCCCGAGATGGTGCTCAGCCGCGCCCGGGAAGCCGCGCGCGAATTCGCCGGCCTGCACCAGCGGGCCCACGCCGCGACCAAGTTGCGCGCCCGCGCCGATGCGCTACAGGCCATTCGCGCCGGGATCGACGGGATCGAAGCCGAGTTCGGGCTGTAG
- the cynS gene encoding cyanase, translating to MNRHELTEQIVLARLARGLSWQQLADAIGRPVVWTTSALLGQQPVPAEFGEILVEMLGLDASAVPVLAAPPMRGGLPTAVPTDPTIYRFYEALQVYGGALKELIHEQFGDGIMSAINFSVDLHKKPHPSGDRVVVTFDGKFLPYQWVSAED from the coding sequence ATGAACCGACACGAACTCACCGAACAGATCGTCCTGGCCCGCCTGGCGCGGGGCCTGAGCTGGCAGCAGTTGGCCGACGCCATCGGCAGACCGGTCGTGTGGACCACGTCCGCCCTGCTCGGCCAGCAGCCGGTGCCCGCCGAGTTCGGCGAAATCCTGGTGGAGATGCTCGGCCTGGACGCATCGGCGGTGCCGGTGCTGGCCGCTCCGCCGATGCGCGGCGGGCTCCCGACCGCGGTGCCGACCGACCCGACGATCTACCGCTTCTACGAGGCGCTGCAGGTGTACGGCGGCGCCCTCAAGGAGCTGATCCACGAGCAGTTCGGCGACGGGATCATGAGCGCGATCAACTTCAGCGTCGACCTGCACAAGAAACCGCACCCGTCCGGGGACCGCGTCGTCGTGACGTTCGACGGCAAATTCCTCCCATACCAATGGGTTTCAGCGGAGGACTGA